One genomic segment of Streptococcus salivarius includes these proteins:
- a CDS encoding bacteriocin immunity protein produces MTGLKWFAGGKERREQAVAIIDEVIETIGDKPDYADLKQVLHSYRTELADSRSATPYILSRMSLEISEVVRKDQLTLSPFIEERMAELRKLLAIRYGY; encoded by the coding sequence ATGACAGGACTTAAATGGTTTGCAGGAGGCAAAGAGAGACGAGAACAAGCAGTAGCTATCATCGATGAAGTAATTGAAACTATTGGAGATAAGCCAGATTATGCTGATTTGAAGCAGGTCCTGCACTCCTACCGAACGGAACTTGCAGACTCTCGTTCAGCCACTCCCTATATCTTAAGCAGGATGTCACTGGAAATATCCGAAGTGGTCAGAAAAGACCAGCTAACCTTGTCTCCCTTTATCGAGGAGCGAATGGCAGAGTTGCGAAAATTGCTAGCGATTCGTTATGGCTATTGA
- a CDS encoding Blp family class II bacteriocin has product MITQTMNNFETLDLEALANVEGGNRCKDLIFGGALTGAGAGFTGGMAAFGVTAFPGAFVGAHVGAVAGGLACIGASF; this is encoded by the coding sequence ATGATAACACAAACAATGAACAATTTTGAAACACTCGATCTTGAGGCACTTGCAAACGTTGAAGGTGGAAATAGATGTAAAGATTTAATCTTTGGAGGAGCTTTAACTGGCGCAGGTGCTGGATTTACAGGTGGTATGGCAGCATTTGGTGTTACAGCATTTCCAGGAGCATTTGTAGGAGCACATGTTGGAGCAGTTGCTGGTGGGCTAGCATGTATCGGAGCGAGCTTTTAG
- a CDS encoding Blp family class II bacteriocin — translation MTTQTMNNFETLNLETLANVEGGGWVKCYAGTIGSALVGSAGGPVGYWGGALVGYATFC, via the coding sequence ATGACAACACAAACAATGAACAATTTTGAAACACTCAATCTCGAGACACTTGCAAACGTTGAAGGTGGCGGATGGGTTAAGTGTTATGCCGGCACAATTGGCTCTGCTCTAGTAGGATCAGCAGGAGGCCCAGTAGGTTACTGGGGAGGAGCTTTAGTTGGTTACGCTACATTCTGCTAA
- a CDS encoding ABC transporter ATP-binding protein, with product MPNQNQWSVFKRLLTYLKPYKFLTFLALAFLLSTTVIKSIIPLVASYFIDHYLHDMNQAASLILIGYYGLYLLQTLVQYLGNLFFARVSYSIVRDIRRDAFANMEKLGMSYFDKTPSGSIVSRLTNDTETISEMFSGILSSFISAIFIFVTTLYTMMMLDIRLTGLIVLFLPLIVLLVNLYRKKSVVIIEKTRALLSDINAKLSESIEGIRIIQAFNQEKRLKKEFDAINEEHLIYASRSMSLDSLFLRPAMSLLKLLGYAVLMSYFGYRGIYLGITAGTMYAFIQYINRLFDPLIEVTQNFSTLQTSMVSAGRVFALIDERTYEPEQRDTDAKVTEGNIRFENVSFSYDGKHQILDNISFSVNKGETIAFVGSTGSGKSSIINVFMRFYEFQSGRVLLDGVDIRDYSQAELRKNIGLVLQEPFLYHGTVKSNIAMYQDLTDEEIKAAAEFVDANHFIDKLPEGYDAPVSERGSSFSTGQRQLLAFARTVASQPKILILDEATANIDSETEAIVQNSLAKMRQGRTTIAIAHRLSTIQDANCIYVLDKGRIIEHGSHEELLALGGTYHKMYSLQAGAMEGE from the coding sequence ATGCCTAATCAAAACCAATGGTCTGTGTTTAAGCGTCTCTTGACCTATCTCAAGCCTTACAAATTCTTGACCTTTCTAGCTTTAGCCTTCCTCTTGTCCACAACGGTTATCAAGAGTATCATTCCCCTTGTGGCCTCTTATTTTATCGACCACTATCTTCATGATATGAATCAAGCGGCAAGCTTGATTCTGATTGGGTACTATGGTCTTTATCTCTTGCAGACGCTAGTTCAGTATTTGGGAAATCTCTTTTTTGCGCGTGTGTCCTACAGTATTGTCAGGGATATTCGCCGAGATGCCTTTGCCAATATGGAAAAATTGGGGATGTCCTACTTTGACAAGACTCCATCGGGCTCTATCGTTTCCCGCTTGACCAATGATACAGAGACTATTAGTGAGATGTTCTCAGGGATTCTGTCTAGCTTTATTTCGGCTATCTTTATCTTTGTTACCACCCTTTACACTATGATGATGTTGGACATTCGTCTAACCGGGCTTATTGTGCTCTTTCTTCCTCTGATTGTCCTTTTGGTTAACCTTTACCGCAAAAAATCAGTGGTTATCATTGAAAAGACCAGAGCCTTGCTTTCAGATATAAATGCCAAACTGTCAGAGAGTATCGAAGGGATTCGTATTATTCAGGCCTTTAACCAAGAGAAACGCCTCAAAAAAGAGTTTGATGCTATTAATGAGGAACACCTGATTTATGCTAGCCGTTCCATGTCACTAGATTCTCTCTTTCTACGCCCAGCCATGAGCTTACTAAAGCTCCTGGGCTATGCTGTTCTCATGTCCTATTTTGGCTATCGTGGCATCTATCTGGGTATCACAGCGGGGACCATGTATGCCTTTATCCAGTACATTAACCGTCTCTTTGATCCCTTGATTGAAGTGACGCAAAACTTCTCAACCTTGCAAACTTCTATGGTCTCAGCCGGTCGAGTCTTTGCCTTGATTGACGAGCGCACCTATGAACCTGAGCAGAGAGATACAGATGCCAAGGTTACTGAGGGGAATATTCGTTTTGAAAATGTCTCCTTCTCCTATGATGGCAAGCACCAGATTTTGGATAATATATCCTTCTCTGTCAATAAAGGAGAAACCATCGCCTTTGTCGGTTCTACAGGTTCCGGGAAATCCTCTATTATCAACGTGTTTATGCGTTTCTATGAGTTCCAATCAGGCCGAGTTCTTCTTGACGGTGTGGATATTCGCGATTATAGTCAGGCAGAGCTGCGTAAGAACATTGGTCTTGTTCTTCAGGAACCCTTTCTCTATCATGGTACAGTCAAATCCAATATTGCCATGTATCAGGATTTAACTGATGAAGAGATTAAAGCAGCCGCTGAGTTTGTGGATGCCAATCACTTTATCGACAAACTTCCAGAAGGCTACGATGCTCCAGTTTCTGAACGAGGTTCAAGTTTTTCAACTGGCCAACGCCAACTTCTAGCCTTTGCTAGGACCGTTGCTAGCCAGCCTAAGATTTTGATTTTGGATGAAGCGACAGCCAATATTGATTCAGAGACAGAGGCTATTGTCCAAAATTCTCTAGCAAAAATGCGTCAAGGACGCACAACTATTGCCATTGCCCACCGCCTATCGACAATCCAAGATGCCAACTGCATCTATGTCTTAGACAAGGGTCGCATCATCGAACACGGTAGCCATGAGGAGCTCCTAGCCCTCGGCGGCACCTACCACAAGATGTACAGCCTACAAGCAGGTGCAATGGAAGGAGAGTAA
- a CDS encoding ABC transporter ATP-binding protein has product MSFKESIIAKLWWFFKLEKRRYIVGILALSLVSVLNLIPPMVMGRVIDAITSGKLTNQILLLNLVYLLLAALGMYYLRYVWRMYILATSYRLGQIMRSRLFEHFTKMSPSFYQKYRTGDLMAHATNDINSLTRLAGGGVMSAVDASITALVTLITMFFSISWQMTLVAVFPLPFMAFATSRLGRKTHKAFGESQAAFSELNNKVQESVSGIKVTKSFGYQEAELQSFQETNKMTFKKNMHTMKYDSLFDPLVLLFVGSSYVLTLLVGAFMIQAGQITVGNLVTFITYLDMLVWPLMAIGFLFNITQRGNVSYQRIENLLEQESDVQDPAHPLPSIENGRLEYAIDRFAFEDEDTLRDIHFTLDKGQTLGLVGQTGSGKTALVKLLLREHDVNQGAIYLNGHDIRDYRLSDLRSLMGYVPQDQFLFASSILDNVRFGNPDLSLNKVEEATKLAQVYDDIKDMPEGFEMIIGEKGVSLSGGQKQRLAMSRAMILDPDILILDDSLSAVDAKTEYAIIDNLKHTRKDKTTIITAHRLSAVVHADLILVMQDGRIIERGHHEDLLAQGGWYAKTYESQQLEMEGGEADA; this is encoded by the coding sequence TTGTCTTTTAAAGAATCAATCATTGCAAAACTTTGGTGGTTTTTCAAGTTAGAAAAACGCCGGTATATTGTTGGGATTTTGGCACTGAGTCTGGTTTCGGTTCTCAATCTGATTCCTCCTATGGTTATGGGACGGGTCATTGATGCTATCACATCGGGAAAATTGACCAATCAGATCTTGCTTCTGAATCTCGTTTATTTGCTTTTGGCAGCTCTGGGGATGTACTATTTGCGCTATGTTTGGCGCATGTATATCTTGGCGACTTCTTATCGCTTAGGCCAGATTATGCGTTCACGCCTATTTGAGCATTTTACCAAGATGTCGCCTTCTTTTTATCAAAAGTACCGAACTGGGGATCTCATGGCCCATGCAACCAATGATATCAACTCTTTAACCCGCTTGGCTGGTGGGGGTGTCATGTCAGCCGTGGATGCCTCTATTACAGCCTTGGTAACCCTAATCACTATGTTTTTCAGCATTTCCTGGCAGATGACACTAGTGGCTGTCTTCCCCCTACCTTTCATGGCTTTTGCGACCAGTCGTTTGGGACGCAAGACCCATAAAGCTTTTGGAGAATCCCAGGCAGCCTTTTCAGAACTTAATAATAAGGTTCAAGAGTCGGTATCAGGAATCAAGGTAACCAAGTCTTTTGGCTATCAGGAGGCTGAGCTTCAGTCCTTCCAAGAGACCAATAAGATGACCTTTAAAAAGAATATGCATACCATGAAGTATGATAGCCTTTTTGATCCTTTGGTCTTACTCTTTGTTGGCTCATCTTATGTTTTGACCCTTCTTGTCGGTGCCTTTATGATTCAGGCTGGTCAGATAACGGTCGGAAATTTGGTAACCTTCATTACCTATTTGGACATGCTGGTTTGGCCTCTGATGGCCATTGGCTTCCTCTTTAATATCACACAGAGGGGAAATGTATCCTACCAACGTATTGAAAATCTTCTGGAACAGGAATCAGATGTTCAAGATCCTGCGCACCCTCTCCCAAGTATTGAAAATGGTCGTTTAGAATATGCGATTGACCGCTTTGCCTTTGAGGATGAGGATACTTTGAGAGATATTCATTTTACCTTGGACAAGGGGCAAACCCTTGGTTTGGTTGGGCAGACTGGCTCAGGAAAGACGGCCCTTGTCAAGTTGCTCTTGCGGGAGCACGATGTCAATCAAGGAGCCATCTATTTGAATGGCCATGACATCAGAGACTATCGCCTATCAGACTTGCGTAGCTTGATGGGCTATGTTCCTCAAGACCAGTTTCTCTTTGCCAGTTCCATTTTAGACAATGTCCGCTTTGGTAATCCTGATCTCTCCTTGAACAAGGTAGAGGAAGCAACTAAGTTAGCTCAAGTTTATGATGATATCAAGGATATGCCTGAAGGTTTTGAAATGATCATTGGTGAAAAGGGTGTCAGCCTATCAGGTGGTCAAAAACAACGTCTGGCCATGAGTCGGGCTATGATTTTGGATCCAGACATTTTGATTTTGGACGACTCCCTATCTGCGGTTGATGCCAAGACAGAATATGCTATTATTGACAATCTCAAACATACCCGTAAGGACAAGACGACTATCATTACCGCCCATCGTCTGAGTGCGGTGGTGCACGCTGACCTCATCTTAGTCATGCAGGATGGTCGAATTATTGAACGTGGCCATCATGAGGATTTGCTAGCTCAGGGTGGTTGGTATGCCAAGACCTATGAGTCTCAACAGTTAGAAATGGAAGGAGGAGAAGCCGATGCCTAA
- a CDS encoding VanZ family protein, producing the protein MFQLKTWVDKDGELTSKGRKLSRVLVCAYLLCLVLLCWTPQYGLVEGVETPGIQHFGRVVVLLTPFNSLTNFYQLDSLKEIVFVLGQNVTNIFLLSPLILGLLALYPRFRSWKKVLLATFVMSLTIEVGQVILDLLIDANRVFELDDLWTNTLGGLVALVVYRLLVKLIQTHLKE; encoded by the coding sequence ATGTTTCAGCTTAAGACTTGGGTAGATAAGGATGGAGAACTAACATCAAAAGGAAGAAAGCTAAGCCGAGTTTTGGTCTGTGCTTATCTCCTTTGTTTAGTGCTCCTATGTTGGACACCCCAGTACGGGCTAGTTGAAGGTGTTGAAACCCCTGGTATTCAACATTTTGGTCGTGTAGTGGTCCTATTAACCCCATTCAATAGTTTGACCAACTTTTATCAGCTGGATAGTCTTAAAGAGATTGTCTTTGTGCTTGGGCAAAATGTGACCAACATTTTCTTGCTGAGTCCGCTGATTTTAGGGCTTTTAGCCTTGTACCCAAGATTCAGGTCTTGGAAAAAGGTCCTTTTAGCGACCTTTGTCATGTCTTTGACGATTGAGGTTGGACAAGTCATTCTAGATCTTCTCATTGATGCTAATCGTGTCTTTGAGTTAGATGATTTATGGACCAACACTTTGGGAGGTTTGGTGGCACTAGTTGTCTACCGCCTTCTTGTAAAACTGATTCAAACGCATTTAAAAGAGTAA
- the rlmN gene encoding 23S rRNA (adenine(2503)-C(2))-methyltransferase RlmN translates to MSEVTTQAKPERRKRQKLENMEGYKPSIYGLTRDELIDWAMEHGEKKFRATQIWDWLYKKRVQSFEEMTNISKDFIAKLNENFCVNPLKQRIVQESKDGTVKYLFELPDGMLIETVLMRQHYGLSVCVTTQVGCNIGCTFCASGLIKKQRDLTAGEIVAQIMLVQKYFDDRGDGERVSHVVVMGIGEPFDNYDNVLRFLRTINNDNGLAIGARHITVSTSGLAPKIKEFANEGVQVNLAVSLHAPNNDLRSSIMRINRSFPLEKLFEAIEYYIQTTNRRVTFEYIMLNEVNDHPENAQELADLTKKIRKLSYINLIPYNPVSEHDQYSRSTKERVAAFYDVLKKNGVNCVVRQEHGTDIDAACGQLRSNTMKRDRQKAVAEASGKSEGK, encoded by the coding sequence ATGTCAGAAGTAACAACACAAGCAAAACCAGAACGCCGTAAACGTCAGAAGTTAGAGAATATGGAAGGCTACAAACCTTCTATTTATGGTCTTACTCGTGACGAGTTGATTGATTGGGCTATGGAACACGGTGAAAAGAAATTCCGTGCTACACAAATTTGGGATTGGCTCTACAAGAAGCGTGTGCAATCTTTCGAAGAAATGACCAACATTTCAAAGGATTTCATTGCTAAATTGAATGAGAATTTCTGCGTAAACCCATTGAAACAACGTATCGTTCAAGAATCTAAAGATGGTACTGTTAAATATCTTTTTGAATTGCCAGATGGTATGTTGATTGAGACGGTTTTGATGCGTCAACACTATGGTTTGTCTGTCTGTGTGACAACCCAGGTTGGATGTAACATCGGTTGTACTTTCTGTGCCAGTGGTTTGATTAAGAAACAACGTGACTTGACTGCTGGTGAGATTGTGGCGCAAATCATGTTGGTACAAAAATACTTTGACGATCGTGGTGACGGTGAACGTGTCAGCCACGTGGTTGTTATGGGTATCGGTGAGCCATTTGATAACTATGACAATGTGCTTCGCTTCTTGCGTACCATTAACAATGACAATGGTCTTGCCATTGGAGCGCGTCACATCACCGTGTCAACATCTGGTTTGGCACCAAAAATTAAGGAATTTGCTAACGAAGGTGTTCAAGTTAACCTTGCCGTATCACTTCACGCGCCTAACAATGACCTTCGTTCAAGCATCATGCGTATCAACCGCTCGTTCCCACTTGAAAAACTCTTTGAAGCTATCGAGTATTACATCCAGACAACCAACCGTCGTGTAACTTTTGAGTATATCATGCTTAATGAGGTCAATGACCATCCTGAAAATGCTCAAGAGTTGGCTGATTTGACTAAGAAAATCCGTAAGTTGTCATACATCAACTTGATTCCATATAATCCAGTATCAGAGCACGACCAATATAGCCGTTCAACGAAAGAACGTGTGGCGGCCTTCTACGATGTGCTCAAGAAAAATGGAGTCAACTGCGTGGTTCGTCAAGAGCACGGTACAGATATCGACGCAGCTTGTGGACAATTGCGTTCAAACACTATGAAACGTGACCGTCAAAAGGCAGTAGCAGAAGCTTCTGGTAAATCAGAAGGTAAGTAA
- a CDS encoding YutD family protein has protein sequence MRKEILPEMFNYNKYPGPDFVYVADLLKSDACQFTVLENHKDALDATRFGQRFSEIMLKYDYIVGDWSNDQLRLKGFYEDERPNTRKTDRISRLSEYLREYCAFGCAYFILKNEEPQLIVFEEETEPRRKRRRSNNRRNASQESRECNASQKNKGQKASAKQKPDKSKRRDRDQEGPSFEKIKRRPKFKSRSEDGGRERKPNFKKSQKQAPKSKGQNTPSKKQSQTKSDGQHFTIRKKGN, from the coding sequence ATGCGTAAAGAAATCTTGCCAGAAATGTTTAATTATAATAAATATCCAGGGCCAGACTTTGTGTATGTGGCTGATCTTCTGAAATCAGATGCCTGTCAGTTTACAGTTCTTGAAAATCACAAGGATGCTTTAGACGCTACCCGCTTTGGGCAACGTTTTTCTGAAATCATGCTCAAGTATGATTATATCGTTGGGGACTGGTCTAATGATCAGCTTCGCCTTAAGGGATTTTACGAGGACGAGCGCCCTAATACGCGTAAAACAGACCGCATTAGCCGATTGTCTGAGTATTTGCGTGAATACTGTGCCTTTGGCTGTGCCTACTTTATTTTGAAAAATGAAGAGCCGCAGTTAATCGTCTTTGAAGAGGAGACGGAGCCTCGTCGCAAGCGCCGTCGTTCTAATAATCGTCGTAATGCCTCTCAGGAATCTAGAGAGTGCAATGCTTCTCAAAAGAATAAGGGGCAAAAAGCTTCTGCGAAGCAAAAGCCAGACAAGTCCAAACGAAGAGATAGGGACCAAGAGGGCCCAAGCTTTGAGAAAATCAAGCGTCGTCCTAAGTTCAAATCTAGATCCGAGGACGGTGGTCGTGAGCGTAAGCCTAACTTCAAGAAGAGTCAGAAGCAAGCTCCAAAATCTAAAGGTCAAAACACCCCATCGAAGAAACAAAGCCAGACCAAGTCAGATGGTCAGCATTTCACAATCAGAAAAAAAGGAAATTAA
- a CDS encoding bifunctional metallophosphatase/5'-nucleotidase — protein sequence MKDKIRILHINDLHSHFEQYPQLKRAVDDLSQTDRELIKVDLGDNVDKSHPLSDATAGRFNVALMNELGIDYATIGNNEGIGLAKEELDCLYEQAKFQPIIGNLKDEGRQPEWAKPYFIHKTKAGTNIAFLAYTFPYYITYAPNGWQVLEPMARLEEDLARPEVRDADIVVVLSHLGVRYDEQIAETYPQVNLVIGSHTHHLFEEGKLVNETYLAAADRYGYYLGCIDLTVENERLIECQVEAIPTKSYILDLDKEDEAFIKAMREEGHRRLAQKKVANLGRELDFDETCQLVLQAVCQETHSQLTLLNTGLIMKTLGPQVTMADLQEALPHQMRMARLVVTGQELKEICQEVFTKAELLKNQAIKGMGFRGKTFGEVITGNFAYKNGNLLYNRRVVDSNEKFSLVLVDQYYFASYFPTIKEKEVTLLFPDLLRELVAKYLGKNGANWDKI from the coding sequence ATGAAAGACAAGATTCGAATTCTTCATATCAATGATTTACACTCTCATTTTGAACAGTATCCACAACTCAAGCGCGCTGTGGATGATTTGAGTCAGACGGATAGAGAGCTGATTAAGGTAGATCTTGGGGACAATGTGGATAAGTCCCATCCCTTGTCTGATGCGACCGCTGGGCGTTTTAATGTAGCCCTGATGAATGAGTTGGGGATAGACTATGCGACTATTGGAAATAATGAGGGGATTGGTCTGGCCAAGGAGGAGCTAGACTGTCTTTATGAGCAGGCTAAGTTTCAGCCTATCATAGGAAATCTCAAGGATGAGGGAAGACAACCTGAATGGGCTAAGCCCTATTTTATCCACAAAACTAAGGCAGGTACAAACATTGCTTTCTTAGCCTATACCTTCCCATATTACATCACCTATGCTCCCAACGGTTGGCAGGTGTTAGAGCCTATGGCTCGGTTGGAAGAGGATTTGGCTCGTCCTGAGGTAAGGGATGCAGATATAGTTGTCGTTCTTAGCCACCTAGGTGTACGTTATGATGAGCAGATTGCAGAGACTTATCCACAGGTAAACCTTGTCATTGGGAGCCACACACATCACCTTTTTGAAGAGGGTAAATTAGTCAATGAAACCTATTTAGCAGCTGCTGACAGATATGGTTATTATCTTGGCTGTATTGACCTTACTGTGGAAAATGAGCGATTGATAGAATGTCAGGTCGAGGCTATTCCCACCAAGTCCTACATCTTGGATTTAGACAAGGAGGACGAAGCCTTTATCAAGGCTATGCGTGAGGAAGGCCATCGTCGTTTAGCTCAGAAAAAGGTAGCTAATCTAGGTCGAGAACTAGATTTTGATGAGACCTGTCAATTGGTTTTACAGGCTGTTTGTCAGGAGACTCATAGCCAGTTAACGCTTTTAAATACTGGACTTATCATGAAAACACTAGGTCCTCAAGTGACCATGGCAGACCTGCAAGAAGCCCTTCCTCACCAGATGCGGATGGCACGTCTAGTCGTGACAGGACAAGAACTCAAAGAAATCTGTCAGGAAGTTTTTACTAAGGCTGAACTCCTTAAAAATCAGGCTATTAAAGGTATGGGATTTAGAGGGAAGACATTTGGTGAAGTAATCACGGGGAATTTTGCTTACAAAAACGGTAATTTGTTGTATAATAGAAGGGTTGTAGATTCCAATGAGAAGTTTAGTTTGGTCCTTGTGGACCAGTACTACTTTGCTTCTTACTTTCCTACAATTAAGGAAAAGGAAGTTACTCTTCTTTTTCCAGATTTGTTAAGGGAACTTGTGGCCAAGTATTTAGGAAAAAATGGTGCCAATTGGGATAAGATATAG
- a CDS encoding Blp family class II bacteriocin, producing MTTQIINNFNSLNSEDLSIIEGGGVIGCVAGTAGSAGLGFLTGTSVGTVTFPIVGTVSGGAFGAWSGAGLGMATFCGV from the coding sequence ATGACAACACAAATCATTAACAATTTTAATTCACTTAATTCCGAAGATCTTTCTATTATCGAAGGTGGGGGTGTGATTGGTTGTGTAGCTGGGACTGCTGGATCTGCTGGGCTTGGATTTTTGACTGGAACATCAGTTGGAACTGTTACATTTCCAATTGTTGGGACTGTTTCAGGTGGAGCATTTGGGGCATGGTCAGGAGCTGGCCTTGGAATGGCTACATTTTGCGGAGTTTAG
- a CDS encoding GHKL domain-containing protein — protein sequence MKKVFHYLFLIFWFLIQEDIAILLLHQVQQTKEIVIFFAQFFLMLLTLLFVLGLKHFKIDNLFELNKIEYGILSLPPFLSIILLLYKMSLPLSRVLIFDSYLLLINIVIIVLYNYLSEKNYNIIKGKISFDENSMTSEIIQQEEELAILRHDLKNIVSSIDFYADSNDFENIKAITREILGQEVFNRKITGCIPIDAILNQKISKMKKDGVQFHLDLQIPYNLDISSIAIDSCAILGNIIDNAIEEVERNGLTNPIEIVLRFKNNKLVFKVANPILTSEIDINYDRMKSIKLPNRRGLGIKSSYDRIMKLKGHLNINIQSNQFVVLVVIPLKIK from the coding sequence ATGAAAAAGGTATTTCATTATTTATTCCTGATTTTTTGGTTTTTGATTCAAGAAGATATAGCAATATTGCTATTACATCAAGTTCAACAAACTAAAGAAATCGTAATTTTTTTCGCCCAATTCTTTTTGATGTTGTTAACGCTTTTATTTGTGTTAGGATTAAAACACTTTAAAATAGATAATCTATTTGAGCTGAACAAAATAGAATACGGTATCTTATCGTTGCCTCCATTTTTGTCTATTATTTTACTGTTATATAAGATGTCACTACCTTTAAGTCGAGTTTTGATATTTGATAGTTATTTATTATTGATAAACATTGTTATAATTGTGCTTTACAATTATTTGAGTGAAAAAAATTATAATATTATCAAAGGCAAAATTTCTTTTGATGAAAATAGCATGACCAGTGAAATCATTCAACAAGAAGAAGAATTAGCAATTCTCAGACATGATTTAAAAAATATTGTTTCCTCAATAGATTTTTATGCAGATAGTAATGATTTTGAAAACATCAAAGCAATAACTCGAGAGATACTGGGACAGGAGGTTTTTAATCGCAAGATTACAGGATGTATACCAATTGACGCTATATTAAATCAAAAAATATCTAAAATGAAAAAAGATGGAGTCCAGTTTCATTTAGATTTACAAATTCCCTATAACTTAGATATAAGTTCGATTGCTATAGATTCTTGCGCTATTCTCGGAAATATTATCGACAATGCAATAGAGGAGGTTGAACGTAATGGATTAACGAATCCAATTGAAATAGTATTACGTTTTAAGAATAATAAATTAGTCTTTAAAGTGGCGAATCCTATACTTACTTCTGAAATAGATATCAATTACGACAGAATGAAATCTATAAAATTACCTAATAGACGTGGTCTAGGAATAAAAAGTAGTTATGATAGAATCATGAAACTGAAAGGACATCTGAATATTAATATACAGTCAAATCAATTTGTGGTGCTAGTTGTTATTCCTTTAAAAATAAAATAA
- a CDS encoding LytR/AlgR family response regulator transcription factor, protein MYKVAICDDDSLQVSNLETHISEYFDEINVQYEIDGYYKGDRLVNTMSGQIDNYHLIFLDIEMEGLNGIETAKLLRNIDKNFILIYVTSYEQYALESFEVSPFRYLIKPVSIEKLREVLRDVLVELTAKQKFMFYQIGTEHFQISLDNIVCLYSEFGRKIHLELVSGSDTSFYGRISAIEKELPSTHFVRVNSGTMINLNHISSFNQNDVTMINGNCIAISRSRKKAVRTAYSHFIERSFGL, encoded by the coding sequence ATGTATAAAGTAGCAATTTGTGATGATGATAGCTTACAAGTGAGTAATTTAGAAACTCATATTTCAGAATATTTTGATGAAATCAATGTTCAATATGAAATTGATGGCTATTACAAAGGAGACCGTCTGGTAAATACCATGAGTGGACAAATTGACAACTATCATTTGATATTTTTAGATATTGAGATGGAGGGTCTAAATGGTATAGAGACTGCTAAGTTATTGAGAAATATTGATAAAAACTTTATACTCATTTATGTCACAAGCTATGAGCAATATGCTTTAGAAAGTTTTGAAGTCTCTCCATTTCGTTATCTAATAAAACCTGTATCTATTGAAAAATTGAGAGAGGTTCTCAGGGATGTTCTGGTGGAATTAACTGCAAAACAAAAATTTATGTTTTATCAGATAGGTACGGAACATTTCCAAATAAGCTTAGATAATATTGTGTGTCTATATTCTGAGTTTGGAAGGAAAATCCACCTTGAATTAGTTAGTGGTAGTGATACATCGTTTTACGGGAGGATATCAGCAATTGAAAAAGAATTACCTTCAACTCATTTTGTTAGGGTTAATAGTGGAACAATGATTAATTTAAACCATATATCCTCATTTAATCAGAATGATGTAACTATGATAAATGGTAATTGTATTGCTATTAGTAGAAGTCGTAAGAAAGCCGTGAGAACAGCATATAGCCATTTTATTGAGAGGAGTTTCGGTTTATGA